The region GATTTTTACCAAGATTATCCGCGAACTGGTTACCGCGGCCCGTTTGGGCGGCGGCGATCCCGACTCCAACCCTCGCCTGCGTGCTGCCATCGATAAAGCGCTGTCCAACAACATGACGCGCGACACCCTGAACCGGGCGATTGCGCGCGGCGTGGGCGGCGATGACGACGCCAACATGGAAACCATCATTTATGAAGGCTATGGCCCGGGCGGCACCGCGGTGATGGTAGAGTGTTTGAGCGACAACCGTAACCGCACCGTGTCCGAAGTCCGTCATGCCTTCACCAAATGCGGCGGCAACCTGGGAACCGACGGTTCCGTGTCCTACCTGTTCGCTAAAAAAGGCGTGATTTCCTATGAGCCGGGTCTGGATGAGGATACGGTGATGAATGCGGCGCTGGAAGCCGGCGCTGACGACGTCGTGTCCTATGACGATGGCGCGATCGACGTGTTTACGCCGTGGGAAAGCTTCGGCCAGGTAAAAGATGCGCTGGACGCGGCCGGTCTGGTGGCCGAGTCTGCCGAAGTGTCGATGATTCCGTCCACCAAAGCGGACATGGATGCTGACACCGCACCGAAGCTGATGCGTCTTATCGATATGCTGGAAGACTGCGACGACGTGCAGGAGGTCTACCACAATGGTGAGATCTCCGACGAGGTAGCGGCACTGCTGTAATGGCCGTTTTCCTTGCTCAGCAGGAAACCGGGGGGAAACGATGAGTATTATTCTCGGTATCGACCCCGGTTCCCGCGTCACCGGTTACGGCATCGTCCGTCAGCAAGGCCGGCAGATCAGCTATCTGGGTAGCGGGTGTATCCGCACCGCGGTGGATGATCTGCCCACGCGCCTCAAGCTGATTTATGCCGGCGTCAGTGAAATTATCACCCAGTTTCAACCCGATTATTTCGCTATCGAGCAGGTTTTTATGGCTCGTAATGCTGACTCGGCGTTGAAGTTGGGGCAGGCGCGCGGCGCGGCGATAGTCGCCGCGGTGAATCAGTCGTTGCCGGTGTTTGAATACGCCGCACGGCAGGTGAAACAAACGGTGGTCGGCACCGGTGCAGCAGAAAAAAGCCAGGTACAACACATGGTGAAAACGCTGCTCAAACTGCCCGCCAGC is a window of Dickeya solani IPO 2222 DNA encoding:
- the ruvC gene encoding crossover junction endodeoxyribonuclease RuvC, giving the protein MSIILGIDPGSRVTGYGIVRQQGRQISYLGSGCIRTAVDDLPTRLKLIYAGVSEIITQFQPDYFAIEQVFMARNADSALKLGQARGAAIVAAVNQSLPVFEYAARQVKQTVVGTGAAEKSQVQHMVKTLLKLPASPQADAADALAIAITHCHFSQSFSRISDDKLTLARGRIR
- a CDS encoding YebC/PmpR family DNA-binding transcriptional regulator, which gives rise to MAGHSKWANTKHRKAAQDAKRGKIFTKIIRELVTAARLGGGDPDSNPRLRAAIDKALSNNMTRDTLNRAIARGVGGDDDANMETIIYEGYGPGGTAVMVECLSDNRNRTVSEVRHAFTKCGGNLGTDGSVSYLFAKKGVISYEPGLDEDTVMNAALEAGADDVVSYDDGAIDVFTPWESFGQVKDALDAAGLVAESAEVSMIPSTKADMDADTAPKLMRLIDMLEDCDDVQEVYHNGEISDEVAALL